In Naumovozyma dairenensis CBS 421 chromosome 2, complete genome, the following are encoded in one genomic region:
- the RET2 gene encoding coatomer subunit delta (similar to Saccharomyces cerevisiae RET2 (YFR051C); ancestral locus Anc_3.575): MVVLAASITTRHGKPLLSRQFRDLTKDRVMELLSNFQGLVANISSDHTFVEDEHVRYVYKPFDDYYIILITNRQSNIVQDLSTLNLFSQTVNSSLSNFDENEIYDNAFEILSSFDEIVVMGGYKENLNWNQVETYLAMESHEERIQNIIEQNKESEATEERKRRAKEIARKELERKSGVYPSSTFGESSRLERFGPSSDPNVKNAYDSYYRNASAAAQESYLNSKKQQQQQQQQQSSQEYPYQPTTGIGRSASNTGASHVPKPHRQREEIKRTNNGILILINETINAELQRDGSITSSELKGVLELRVNDPALSHSKIALVESMDVKDKSFQFKTHPNIDKNQFLSSKLISLRDSKKAFPSNDQSLGVLRWRKICPQDDNSLVPLLVSTWVSSDPGSIDVTMEFEINEELFDADSNVEFKDLCFNFAKEFADVTIMGDSNDHNAKVTYKYGKRPTIQIPSLTVGNPGVVTFTITDDYDDEERLFPIDIEFKHVVKDNETKSLAGVGVATVITTSSEDQEEGQELPYDVVFSLSPEQYTVV, translated from the coding sequence ATGGTCGTCTTGGCTGCTTCAATTACTACACGTCATGGTAAACCATTACTATCAAGACAATTCAGAGACCTGACTAAAGATCGTGTCAtggaattattatcaaatttccAAGGTTTGGTAGCCAACATTTCATCAGATCATACTtttgttgaagatgaaCATGTAAGATATGTCTATAAACCATTTGATGactattatattattttaattaCCAATCGTCAATCTAACATTGTTCAAGATTTATCTACATTGAATCTATTTTCTCAAACTGTTAActcatctttatcaaattttgatgaaaatgaaatttatgATAATGCTTTTGAAATCTTGAGTTCATTCGATGAAATTGTCGTTATGGGTGGGTATAAGGAGAATTTAAATTGGAATCAAGTTGAAACTTATTTGGCCATGGAATCTCATGAGGAAAGAATCCAAAACATCATTgaacaaaataaagaaagtGAAGCTactgaagaaagaaaacgTCGTGCCAAAGAAATCGCCAGAAAGGAATTGGAAAGGAAAAGCGGTGTTTATCCTTCTTCCACTTTCGGAGAATCAAGTAGATTAGAAAGATTTGGTCCAAGCAGTGATCCAAACGTTAAAAATGCTTATGATAGTTATTACAGGAATGCATCAGCTGCTGCTCAGGAATcttatttgaattcaaagaaacaacagcaacaacaacaacaacaacaatcgTCTCAAGAATACCCATATCAACCTACTACAGGAATAGGACGTAGTGCTTCGAATACTGGAGCATCTCATGTACCAAAACCTCATCGTCAAcgtgaagaaattaaacgtacaaataatggtatattgattttaattaatgaaacaatCAATGCTGAATTACAACGTGACGGTTCCATAACATCATCGGAATTGAAAGGTGTCTTAGAATTACGTGTGAATGATCCAGCTTTATCACATTCTAAGATTGCATTGGTTGAATCCATGGATGTTAAGGATAAATCATTCCAATTTAAAACGCATCCAAACATTGATAAGAATCAATTTTTGTCATCtaaattgatttcattaagaGACTCAAAGAAGGCATTCCCATCAAACGATCAAAGCCTTGGTGTTTTAAGATGGAGGAAGATTTGTCCCCAAGATGATAATAGTTTGGTCCCATTATTGGTTTCTACATGGGTTAGTTCTGATCCAGGTTCAATCGACGTCACCATggaatttgaaatcaatgaGGAATTGTTTGATGCTGATAGTAACgttgaatttaaagatttatgCTTCAATTTCGCTAAAGAATTCGCTGACGTTACTATAATGGGAGACTCCAATGATCATAATGCAAAAGTGACGTATAAATATGGTAAACGTCCTACGATTCAAATCCCATCCCTAACAGTGGGTAATCCAGGTGTTGTTACATTCACTATAACAgatgattatgatgatgaggaacGATTGTTCCCTATTGACATTGAATTCAAACATGTTGTAAAAGATAACGAAACAAAGAGTTTGGCAGGCGTTGGTGTTGCCACGGTAATCACCACGAGTAGTGAAGATCAAGAAGAAGGCCAAGAATTACCGTATGACGTTGTTTTCTCATTGAGCCCTGAACAATACACTGTGGTATAA
- the KGD4 gene encoding alpha-ketoglutarate dehydrogenase subunit KGD4 (similar to Saccharomyces cerevisiae YMR31 (YFR049W); ancestral locus Anc_3.572) yields MKSSAVRLAKSYTPMIKFVGTKHPMIDHPNKIIPHPCTINNMLPGSQDCISVQEYLKNIKPFVVVPFKQTPKQTTKGSGRDDASRYVYFDRPLKDNEVSAISDLPERFRPRTIDEIEVEFINNGGVM; encoded by the coding sequence ATGAAATCCAGTGCTGTGAGATTAGCCAAGAGTTACACTCCAATGATCAAGTTTGTTGGAACCAAACATCCTATGATAGATCATccaaataaaatcattcCACATCCTTGTACAATCAATAATATGTTACCTGGATCCCAGGATTGCATATCAGTGCAAGAgtatttgaagaatataaaacCATTTGTTGTCGTGCCATTTAAACAGACACCAAAGCAAACCACCAAAGGGTCAGGGAGAGACGATGCTTCCAGAtatgtttattttgataGACCCTTAAAGGATAATGAAGTGAGTGCCATTTCTGATTTACCAGAAAGATTTAGACCTAGAACCATTGATGAAATAGAAGtggaatttattaataatggaGGTGTCATGTAA
- the BRR6 gene encoding Brr6p (similar to Saccharomyces cerevisiae BRR6 (YGL247W); ancestral locus Anc_3.571) → MDSDSSNQLSPILNPLKTDSGNDKLQIPRNDNDPTVWAEYFQLAFNVLVASITLFLFIKFLYMVNRDVDSKVQMLILSDIYKIEKCKHDYEMNQCDLKTRVPALEDQCNEWFHCFQPNSTVNVTGSSSILWAQTLAEVVNAFVEPISIRTLLVLLLSTCSIIIVTNVAFGSYRVSYRYNNENNPRT, encoded by the coding sequence ATGGATTCAGATTCAAGTAATCAGCTGTCACCTATTTTAAACCCATTGAAAACTGACTCCGGTAACgataaattacaaatacCAAGAAACGATAATGACCCAACAGTATGGGCTGAATATTTTCAACTTGCATTCAATGTTTTAGTAGCATCAATAACCCTATTTCTATTCATAAAATTCCTATATATGGTTAACAGAGATGTCGATTCTAAGGTCCAAATGCTGATATTATCAGATATctataaaattgaaaaatgtaaaCATGATTATGAAATGAATCAATGTGATCTCAAGACAAGAGTACCGGCATTGGAAGACCAGTGTAATGAGTGGTTTCATTGTTTCCAACCAAATTCTACAGTTAACGTGACAGGAAGTTCAAGCATATTATGGGCCCAAACTTTAGCTGAAGTTGTTAATGCCTTCGTGGAACCTATATCTATAAGGACTCTATTAGTCTTGTTGCTTTCAACATGTTCCATTATTATAGTGACGAATGTAGCATTCGGCTCTTATAGAGTATCGTATAggtataataatgaaaataaccCTAGAACATAA
- the PRE4 gene encoding proteasome core particle subunit beta 7 (similar to Saccharomyces cerevisiae PRE4 (YFR050C); ancestral locus Anc_3.574), which produces MNHDPFSWGRPSDEVYGKYNTKIAQAPAYPTMNTQQPIVTGTSVLSMKYNNGVIIAADNLGSYGSLLRFNDIERLIKVGKSTIVGISGDISDMQHIEKLLDDMEIENNYDNLYANDEEALKPSYVFEYLAAVMYNRRSKMNPLWNALIVAGVEDGKPFLRYVNLLGVTYSSPTLATGFGAHLAIPLLRRVIDNESDIAKTDLDTAKNTILECMKVLYYRDARSSRKFSLAIIDNDQGLIFEKGLQVENMKWDFAKNIRGYGTQKE; this is translated from the coding sequence ATGAATCACGATCCATTTAGCTGGGGTAGACCATCTGATGAAGTCTACGGTAAATACAACACCAAGATTGCACAAGCACCTGCATATCCGACTATGAATACGCAACAACCTATTGTAACAGGTACTTCCGTCTTGTCAATGAAATACAACAACGGTGTCATCATCGCAGCCGATAATTTAGGTTCATACGGttcattattaagatttaacgatattgaaagattaaTTAAAGTCGGAAAAAGCACAATTGTCGGTATATCTGGGGATATTTCCGATATGCAacatattgaaaaattgttaGATGATatggaaattgaaaataattatgaTAATCTATACgcaaatgatgaagaagctTTAAAACCAAGTTATGTCTTTGAATATCTTGCTGCAGTCATGTACAATCGTCGATCCAAAATGAATCCTCTTTGGAACGCATTGATTGTAGCAGGTGTGGAAGATGGGAAACCTTTCTTAAGATACGTTAATCTACTCGGTGTAACGTATTCTTCCCCAACTTTAGCCACAGGGTTTGGTGCTCATTTAGCAATCCCATTATTGAGAAGAGtcattgataatgaatcaGATATTGCTAAGACAGACCTAGATACGGCTAAGAATACTATCTTAGAGTGTATGAAAGTGCTGTATTATAGAGACGCACGTTCTTCCAGGAAATTCTCCTTGGctattattgataatgatcAAGGTctaatatttgaaaaggGTTTACAAGTAGAAAATATGAAATGGGATTTCGCTAAAAACATTAGAGGTTATGGTACTCAAAAAGAATGA